From Eriocheir sinensis breed Jianghai 21 chromosome 37, ASM2467909v1, whole genome shotgun sequence, one genomic window encodes:
- the LOC127008279 gene encoding ATP-dependent (S)-NAD(P)H-hydrate dehydratase-like — MSANGPQFPGLAGLVSGVVPPLTPAAHKGQAGRIGIMGGSLEYTGAPFYCAMAALRIGADLAHVFCHRDAAIPLKTYSPELIVHPLLDATDPLTELEEWLPRLHALVLGPGLGRRPQTFATLGHVLEAAKDRQLLLVLDADALFYLNENYDTIQGYSNALLTPNKVEFARLYRAVMKADMRAEGVTAEHVQQVAKRLGVTIACKGAVDVIASGDSIVHCEVAGSPRRCGGQGDVLSGAAAILLYWAYGTAAATREPPLYPPTVLAGWGACALTRRAANLAYTQRGRGTLTTDMLPFVPKAFSSLFEPKTK; from the coding sequence ATGTCCGCTAACGGGCCGCAGTTCCCGGGTCTCGCGGGCTTGGTGTCCGGGGTGGTGCCGCCCCTCACGCCTGCCGCCCACAAGGGTCAGGCGGGACGCATCGGCATCATGGGCGGTTCGCTGGAGTACACAGGCGCGCCTTTCTACTGTGCCATGGCGGCCCTGCGCATCGGTGCCGACCTGGCCCACGTGTTCTGCCACCGGGACGCCGCTATTCCCCTCAAGACGTATTCGCCGGAGCTGATCGTGCACCCGCTGCTGGATGCCACCGATCCCCTCACGGAGTTGGAGGAGTGGCTGCCGCGCCTGCATGCCCTCGTGCTGGGCCCCGGCCTCGGCCGACGCCCGCAGACCTTCGCCACGCTGGGCCACGTGCTCGAGGCCGCCAAGGACCGCCAACTGCTGCTTGTGCTGGACGCCGACGCGCTCTTCTACCTCAACGAGAACTACGACACTATTCAGGGCTACTCCAACGCCCTGCTGACGCCCAACAAGGTGGAGTTCGCCCGGCTGTACCGTGCCGTGATGAAGGCTGACATGCGGGCGGAGGGCGTGACCGCAGAGCACGTGCAGCAGGTGGCGAAACGGCTGGGCGTCACCATCGCGTGCAAGGGCGCCGTTGACGTCATCGCCAGCGGGGACAGCATAGTGCACTGCGAAGTGGCAGGCTCCCCGCGTCGCTGCGGCGGCCAGGGCGACGTGCTGAGCGGCGCCGCGGCCATCCTCCTCTACTGGGCCTATGGCACCGCAGCAGCCACGCGGGAGCCGCCCCTGTACCCGCCCACCGTGCTGGCGGGCTGGGGGGCGTGTGCCCTCACCCGCCGCGCCGCCAACCTTGCCTACACCCAGCGGGGGCGCGGCACCCTCACCACGGACATGCTGCCCTTCGTGCCCAAGGCCTTCTCCTCGCTCTTTGAGCCAAAGACCAAGTGA
- the LOC127008277 gene encoding ATP-binding cassette sub-family B member 10, mitochondrial-like, with amino-acid sequence MSGVVAGVWCRSALDPTLLLALRHSWPGTCLRAGGRRGLATAAWAPRGYPHHLERCLLHPRLTYVREWWRGQHGGGGSTEVTPTPPAAAATKLPQGSGTAVTPRLKPPSMSEMSRLFALAKPERWTLAYAIGLLTVSSSITMAVPFALGHVIDLIYTAGGVDASGGESLKRVCVLLSGVFLTGAAANFGRVYLMNIAGQRITKSLRVAVFSSIMHQETGFFDNTKTGELVNRLSADTALVSQAVTSNISDGLRSSVMALAGVGMMFYMSPELAMVGLSIVPPVALSAVFYGRYVKNITRKVQDTLAAATQVAEERISNIRTVRSFAGEMGEVERYRRRVDEVLRMTYREAFARGVFFGLTGLSGNIIILSVLYYGSGLVAESALSVGQLSSFLLYAAYVGISLGGLSGFYSEMNRGLGASTRLFQLIDRKPEMPVLGGIRLDSATFRGDVQFSGVSFAYPSRPDTPIFRSLDLSVPAGSVVAVVGSSGSGKSTIGSLLLRLYDPQAGQVTVDGVPVTQLDPSWLRANIGAVSQEPMLFSTTIRENLLYGVADPEAVTDEELLSAVRQANALPFIQSFPEGLDTLVGERGIMLSGGQKQRIAIARALITNPRILLLDEATSALDAESESLVQEALERLMEGRTVITIAHRLSTIKNASQIAVLDKGAVVELGSYSQLMAHPGGIFYKLVERQTITS; translated from the exons ATGTCGGGTGTggtggcaggtgtgtggtgtcGCAGCGCCCTGGACCCCACATTGCTGCTGGCTTTGCGACACAGCTGGCCCGGG ACTTGTCTGAGGGCGGGAGGCAGGCGGGGGTTGGCGACTGCTGCCTGGGCACCACGAGGCTACCCACACCACCTGGAGAGATGTTTGCTCCACCCAAGACTTACTTATgtcagag AGTGGTGGAGAGGCCAGCATGGGGGGGGAGGGTCGACGGAGGTCACACCGACACCACCAGCAGCGGCGGCCACAAAGCTCCCGCAGGGCTCAGGGACGGCGGTGACCCCAAGACTCAAGCCACCATCCATGTCAGAGATGAGTAGACTCTTCGCCCTGGCCAAGCCGGAACGATGGACCCttgcat ATGCCATTGGTCTCCTCACAGTCTCCAGCAGCATCACCATGGCCGTTCCCTTCGCCCTGGGCCACGTCATTGACCTCATCTACACAGCCGGTGGTGTTGACGCTAGTGGCGGTGAGAGCCTCAAGCGGGTGTGTGTGCTTCTTTCGGGTGTGTTCCTCACAGGCGCTGCTGCTAACTTTGGCCGGGTGTACCTCATGAatattgcag GGCAGCGCATCACCAAGTCCCTGAGAGTGGCGGTGTTCTCCTCCATTATGCACCAGGAGACGGGATTCTTCGACAACACAAAGACCGGCGAGCTTGTCAACAGGCTCTCCGCCGACACTGCCCTTGTCTCCCAGGCCGTCACTTCCAACATATCCGACGGTCTCAGGTCCTCCGTCATGGCGCTGGCTGGTGTGGGCATGATG TTCTACATGTCCCCTGAGTTGGCCATGGTAGGGTTGTCCATCGTACCACCCGTGGCTCTCTCAGCGGTGTTCTACGGGAGATATGTCAAGAATATTACGAGGAAAGTGCag GACACACTCGCGGCAGCAACACAAGTGGCCGAGGAGCGAATAAGCAACATCCGCACCGTGCGCTCCTTCGCGGGTGAGATGGGGGAGGTGGAGCGCTACCGGAGGAGGGTGGATGAGGTGCTGCGGATGACCTACCGGGAGGCCTTCGCTCGGGGGGTGTTCTTTGGCCTG ACTGGACTCAGCGGCAACATCATCATCCTGTCGGTGCTATACTATGGGAGCGGGCTGGTGGCGGAGTCAGCGTTAAGTGTGGGccagctctcctccttccttctgtacgCCGCGTATGTTGGCATTTCACTAGGAGGCCTGTCGGGCTTCTACTCCGAGATGAATCGCGGCCTCGGGGCTTCCACTAGACTGTTCCAGCTCATCGACCGCAAGCCTGAGATGCCTGTTCTTGGGG GCATCCGTCTTGACTCGGCTACCTTTCGTGGTGATGTCCAGTTCTCAGGGGTCAGCTTCGCCTACCCGAGCCGGCCCGACACACCCATCTTCAGGAGCCTTGACCTCAGCGTGCCTGCAG GCagtgtggtggcagtggtggggtCCAGCGGATCGGGGAAGAGTACCATCGGGTCACTGCTGCTACGTCTCTATGACCCCCAGGCTGGCCAGGTCACGGTGGATGGAGTGCCAGTGACCCAGCTTGACCCATCGTGGCTCAGAGCTAACATTGGAGCTGTCAGTCAG GAACCCATGCTCTTCTCCACCACCATCCGGGAGAACCTGCTGTATGGCGTGGCGGACCCAGAGGCAGTGACGGATGAGGAGCTCCTGTCCGCCGTCCGCCAAGCCAACGCTCTGCCCTTCATCCAGTCCTTCCCTGAGGGCCTCGACACGCTGGTGGGGGAGAGGGGCATCATGCTCTCCGGGGGCCAGAAGCAGCGGATAGCGATAGCCAGGGCACTGATCACCAACCCTCGGATACTGCTGCTGGATGAggcgaccag CGCCTTGGATGCCGAGAGTGAGAGTCTGGTGCAGGAGGCGCTGGAGAGGCTGATGGAGGGGCgcaccgtcatcaccatcgcCCATCGGCTCTCTACCATCAA GAATGCCAGCCAGATAGCCGTGTTGGACAAGGGGGCCGTGGTGGAGTTGGGGTCCTACTCGCAGCTCATGGCTCATCCGGGGGGAATATTCTACAAGCTGGTGGAGCGGCAGACCATCACCAGCTGA